Proteins from a genomic interval of Amycolatopsis sp. cg13:
- a CDS encoding aminobutyraldehyde dehydrogenase → MTHIRNFVGGALVDMPDTEATLELTNPATGKVFGTSVLSGRNEIDLAMESAARAFQSWRRSTPAQRQEALLKIADALEARAEEFADAEVRETGKVRSVMLDEEIPECVSTLRFFAGAARQLEGTGAGEYLAGHTSVIRREPIGVCAQIAPWNYPLMMAVWKIGPALAAGNTVVLKPAETTPSTAVLLAETAAEFLPPGVFNVLCGDRETGRALVRHPNTDLVSITGSTRAGIDVATVAAADLKRTHLELGGNAPLLVFPDTDVADTAERIADAAFYNAGQDCTAGSRVLVHQSVHDEFVAALTKTAATRRPDVDYGPLNSRAQLDRVLGLLERLPSHARVETGGTAPGPGFQLAPTVVSGLRQDDELVQEEVFAPVITVQSFADETEALELANGVPYGLASSVWTNDVARVARVSRDLDFGCVWVNTHGPLTAEMPHGGFGHSGHGKDLSAYSFAEYTRVKHVMTRFE, encoded by the coding sequence GTGACCCACATCCGCAACTTCGTCGGCGGCGCTTTGGTCGACATGCCCGACACCGAGGCGACCCTCGAACTGACCAACCCGGCCACCGGCAAGGTCTTCGGCACCAGCGTCCTTTCCGGACGGAACGAGATCGACCTCGCGATGGAGTCGGCGGCGCGCGCGTTCCAGTCGTGGCGGCGCAGCACGCCCGCGCAGCGTCAGGAAGCCCTGCTCAAGATCGCCGACGCGCTGGAGGCCCGTGCGGAGGAATTCGCCGACGCCGAGGTCCGCGAGACCGGCAAGGTCCGCTCGGTCATGCTGGACGAGGAAATCCCGGAGTGCGTCAGCACCCTGCGGTTCTTCGCCGGCGCGGCGCGGCAGCTCGAAGGCACCGGCGCGGGCGAGTACCTGGCCGGGCACACGTCGGTGATCCGCCGCGAGCCGATCGGCGTGTGCGCGCAGATCGCGCCGTGGAACTACCCGCTGATGATGGCCGTGTGGAAGATCGGCCCGGCGCTCGCCGCGGGCAACACCGTAGTGCTCAAGCCCGCGGAAACCACGCCGTCCACCGCCGTGCTGCTGGCCGAAACCGCGGCCGAATTCCTGCCGCCGGGCGTGTTCAACGTCCTGTGCGGCGACCGCGAAACCGGCCGCGCACTAGTCCGCCACCCGAACACCGACCTGGTGTCCATCACCGGCTCGACGCGTGCCGGCATCGACGTGGCCACCGTCGCCGCGGCCGATCTCAAGCGCACCCACCTGGAGCTGGGCGGCAACGCTCCCCTGCTGGTCTTCCCGGACACCGACGTCGCCGACACCGCCGAGCGGATCGCCGACGCCGCGTTCTACAACGCCGGACAGGACTGCACGGCGGGCAGCCGCGTGCTGGTGCACCAAAGCGTCCACGACGAATTCGTTGCCGCGCTGACCAAAACTGCCGCCACGCGTCGTCCGGACGTCGACTACGGCCCGCTCAACAGCCGCGCCCAGCTCGACCGCGTGCTCGGCCTGCTGGAGCGGCTGCCGTCGCACGCCCGCGTCGAAACCGGCGGCACCGCGCCCGGACCGGGCTTCCAGCTCGCGCCGACCGTCGTGTCCGGCCTCCGCCAGGACGACGAACTGGTCCAGGAGGAAGTCTTCGCGCCGGTGATCACCGTCCAGTCGTTCGCCGACGAGACGGAAGCGCTGGAGCTGGCCAACGGCGTCCCGTACGGCCTGGCTTCCTCGGTCTGGACGAACGACGTCGCCCGCGTCGCCCGGGTGTCGCGCGATCTCGATTTCGGTTGCGTGTGGGTGAATACGCACGGCCCGCTGACCGCCGAGATGCCGCACGGCGGGTTCGGCCACTCCGGACACGGCAAGGACCTCTCGGCGTATTCGTTCGCCGAGTACACCCGCGTCAAGCACGTGATGACGAGGTTCGAGTAA
- the dxs gene encoding 1-deoxy-D-xylulose-5-phosphate synthase yields MTMLDSVHGPADLKRMSVEDLGELAAEIRDFLVDKVRRSGGHLGPNLGVVELTLALHRVFDSPRDAIVWDVGHQAYVHKIVTGRHVDFDLLRQQGGPTGYPCRGESEHDLVENSHASTALSYVDGMAKAFELSGGPRRHAIAVVGDGALTGGMCWEALNNIAGRKDRPVVIVVNDNGRSYSPTIGGMADHLASLRLQPGYERLLDGGRELLRSTPVVGKPIYAALHAAKAGIKDALSPQVMFSDLGLKYLGPVDGHDLVALEKAFQSARAFGGSVIVHVVTEKGHGYAPAVNHQADQMHQTDPIDPETGLPPVKGPSWTGVFGDELAKIGEEREDVVAITAAMLRSTGLEKFSERFPDRWFDVGIAEQHAVTSAAGLAMGGCHPVVALYSTFLNRAFDQVLMDVALHRQPVTFVLDRAGITGPDGPSHHGMWDLSLLGMVPGMRVAAPRDPGTLREELREAVAVQDGPTALRFSKGSVGPDVPAVERIGTVDLLRRPSGSTDVLLVAVGPFAQLALSAADRLADQGIGVTVADPRWVVPVPAELVALAEQHKLVVTVEDSGRHGGFGSALAAVLRDAECDVPLRDLAVPQAFHDHGTRAEVLDRIGLTAQDVARRITEWASGRLGSDVEETAGEKPRA; encoded by the coding sequence GTGACCATGCTGGACTCGGTGCACGGACCGGCGGACCTGAAGCGCATGAGCGTCGAGGACCTCGGGGAGCTGGCGGCCGAGATCAGGGACTTCCTCGTGGACAAGGTCCGCCGCAGCGGCGGGCACCTCGGCCCCAACCTGGGCGTCGTCGAGCTGACCCTGGCGCTGCACCGGGTGTTCGACTCGCCGCGCGACGCGATCGTGTGGGACGTCGGGCACCAGGCGTACGTGCACAAGATCGTCACCGGGCGGCACGTCGACTTCGACCTGCTCCGCCAGCAGGGCGGGCCCACCGGGTACCCGTGCCGCGGCGAGAGCGAGCACGACCTGGTGGAGAACAGCCACGCGTCCACCGCACTGTCCTATGTGGACGGAATGGCGAAGGCGTTCGAGCTGTCCGGCGGTCCGCGCAGGCACGCGATCGCGGTGGTCGGCGACGGCGCGCTCACCGGCGGCATGTGCTGGGAAGCGCTCAACAACATCGCCGGGCGCAAGGACCGCCCGGTCGTGATCGTGGTCAACGACAACGGCCGGTCGTACTCGCCGACCATCGGCGGGATGGCCGACCACCTGGCGTCGCTGCGGCTGCAGCCCGGCTACGAGCGGCTGCTGGACGGCGGGCGCGAGCTGCTGCGCAGCACCCCGGTGGTGGGCAAGCCGATCTACGCGGCGCTGCACGCGGCCAAGGCGGGCATCAAGGACGCGCTGAGCCCGCAGGTGATGTTCTCCGACCTCGGCCTGAAGTACCTCGGCCCGGTCGACGGCCACGACCTGGTCGCGCTGGAGAAGGCGTTCCAGAGCGCACGGGCCTTCGGTGGCTCGGTGATCGTGCACGTCGTCACCGAGAAGGGCCACGGCTACGCGCCCGCGGTGAACCACCAGGCCGACCAGATGCACCAGACCGACCCGATCGACCCGGAGACCGGCCTGCCGCCGGTGAAGGGCCCGAGCTGGACCGGCGTGTTCGGCGACGAGCTGGCGAAAATCGGCGAGGAGCGCGAGGACGTCGTGGCGATCACCGCCGCGATGCTGCGCTCGACCGGGCTGGAGAAGTTCTCCGAGCGCTTCCCGGACCGCTGGTTCGACGTCGGCATCGCCGAACAGCACGCGGTGACGTCCGCGGCAGGGCTCGCGATGGGCGGCTGCCACCCGGTCGTCGCGCTCTACTCGACGTTCCTGAACCGGGCGTTCGACCAGGTGCTGATGGACGTCGCGCTGCACCGCCAGCCGGTGACGTTCGTCCTGGACCGCGCCGGCATCACCGGTCCGGACGGACCGAGCCACCACGGCATGTGGGACCTGTCGCTGCTGGGCATGGTGCCGGGCATGCGCGTGGCCGCGCCGCGCGACCCGGGAACCCTGCGCGAGGAACTGCGCGAAGCAGTCGCGGTCCAAGACGGCCCGACCGCCCTGCGGTTCTCGAAGGGCAGCGTTGGCCCGGATGTGCCCGCGGTGGAGCGGATCGGCACAGTCGATCTGCTGCGTCGCCCCTCAGGCTCGACAGATGTACTGCTCGTCGCGGTGGGCCCGTTCGCGCAGCTGGCACTGTCGGCCGCAGATCGCCTGGCGGACCAGGGCATCGGCGTGACAGTCGCAGACCCGCGCTGGGTCGTCCCGGTGCCCGCGGAACTGGTCGCCTTGGCGGAACAGCACAAACTTGTAGTGACGGTCGAGGACAGCGGCCGCCACGGCGGTTTCGGCTCGGCACTGGCGGCGGTGCTGCGGGATGCCGAATGCGACGTCCCGCTGCGCGATCTCGCGGTGCCGCAGGCGTTCCACGACCACGGAACCCGGGCCGAGGTGCTGGACCGGATCGGCCTGACCGCCCAGGACGTGGCCCGCCGGATCACGGAGTGGGCCTCGGGGCGGCTGGGCTCCGATGTGGAGGAGACCGCGGGGGAGAAGCCGCGCGCCTAG
- a CDS encoding APC family permease — translation MSDTGDRELGEFGYTNQLKRTLGSFHTFAAGISYISVLTGVFQLSYLGLSEGGPAYWWSWPAVFVGQLMVALCFAELAAQYPVAGSVYNWAKKLSNPHIAWMAGWMMLLASIVSISATALAYQRTLPQITSFFQFIGDGTGTSDAANGVLLATVLIVFTTLVNAFGVKLMARINSAGVFVELLFAVLLVVFLAFHFVRGPSVVTETNGTEAGHSSGYLGAFLIAGIASSYVMYGFDTAASLGEESLNPHRNAPKAILRALVASFVLGGLIILFALMAVGNIHAPELGTVGLQYVLTDALGPAIGRVFLFVVFIAITVCVLAVHTAAIRIAFAMARDNALPGGRKLARVNKTTGTPVLPAIVIGVLAVALLVLNINSTQIFSAVTSLAIILIYLSYLLVTVPMLVRRLRGRWPREGAPEGRFSLGRWGLPVNVLAVLWGGAMTINLAWPRNEIYNASPPYHWYLQWISVLFVGVFAAGGFAYYWFVQRHKVGVLADHAAAPAPDEEVSR, via the coding sequence TTGAGCGACACCGGCGATCGCGAACTCGGCGAATTCGGCTACACCAACCAGCTCAAGAGAACGCTCGGCAGTTTCCACACCTTCGCTGCCGGCATCAGCTACATCTCGGTGCTGACCGGGGTGTTCCAGCTGTCCTACCTCGGTCTCTCCGAGGGCGGCCCGGCCTACTGGTGGTCCTGGCCCGCGGTGTTCGTCGGACAGCTGATGGTGGCTCTCTGCTTCGCCGAACTGGCCGCGCAGTACCCGGTCGCCGGGTCGGTCTACAACTGGGCGAAGAAGCTCAGCAACCCGCACATCGCGTGGATGGCCGGCTGGATGATGCTGCTGGCCTCGATCGTCTCGATCTCCGCGACCGCGCTCGCCTACCAGCGGACGCTGCCGCAGATCACGTCGTTCTTCCAGTTCATCGGCGACGGAACGGGCACCAGCGACGCGGCCAACGGCGTGCTGCTGGCCACCGTGCTGATCGTGTTCACCACGCTGGTCAACGCGTTCGGGGTGAAACTGATGGCCCGGATCAACAGCGCGGGCGTGTTCGTGGAACTGCTGTTCGCGGTGCTGCTGGTGGTGTTCCTGGCGTTCCACTTCGTCCGCGGCCCGTCGGTGGTGACCGAGACGAACGGCACCGAGGCCGGGCATTCGTCGGGCTATCTGGGCGCGTTCCTGATCGCCGGCATCGCCTCCTCGTATGTGATGTACGGCTTCGACACGGCCGCCTCGCTCGGCGAGGAATCGCTGAACCCGCACCGCAACGCGCCGAAGGCGATCCTGCGCGCGCTGGTGGCCTCCTTCGTGCTGGGCGGGCTGATCATCCTGTTCGCGCTCATGGCCGTGGGCAACATCCACGCGCCGGAACTCGGCACCGTCGGCCTGCAGTACGTGCTCACCGACGCGCTCGGCCCGGCCATCGGACGCGTGTTCCTGTTCGTCGTGTTCATCGCGATCACCGTGTGCGTGCTGGCGGTGCACACCGCGGCGATCCGGATCGCGTTCGCGATGGCACGGGACAACGCGCTGCCCGGCGGCCGGAAACTGGCGCGGGTCAACAAAACGACCGGCACCCCGGTGCTGCCCGCGATCGTGATCGGCGTGCTCGCGGTCGCGCTGCTGGTGCTGAACATCAACTCCACGCAGATCTTCTCGGCCGTCACCAGCCTCGCGATCATCCTGATCTACCTGTCCTACCTCCTCGTGACCGTGCCCATGCTGGTCCGCAGGCTGCGCGGACGCTGGCCGCGCGAGGGCGCCCCGGAAGGCCGGTTCTCCCTCGGCCGCTGGGGCCTTCCGGTGAACGTGCTCGCGGTGCTGTGGGGCGGCGCGATGACGATCAACCTGGCCTGGCCCCGCAACGAGATTTACAACGCGTCCCCGCCCTACCACTGGTATCTGCAGTGGATTTCGGTGCTGTTCGTCGGCGTCTTCGCGGCCGGCGGCTTCGCCTATTACTGGTTCGTGCAACGGCACAAGGTCGGGGTGCTGGCGGACCACGCCGCCGCCCCCGCGCCCGACGAGGAGGTTTCCCGGTGA
- a CDS encoding LysR family transcriptional regulator, whose translation MIDPVLLRTFLAVAEAGGFSEAARRLDLGQSTVSQHVRRLETALGSVLFERDTHSVRLTGDGETMTGFARGILDQQDRALRYFSRPGPRGRVRFGVCEDFLLGHAADVLGRFRGAHPGIDLELSVELSEVLHSRLADGDLDLVLAKRDSGQGVRRDPLVWVGSPGLELLPGEPLPLVLYPEPSVTRARALNALRRNGVQWRIGCVSERLNGLRVALEAGLGVGLFAASVVPDGLVPIAGLPDPGSVTFVLSHRGTARGSAAALADTILSAQWSRPPLTLRQPPLPLG comes from the coding sequence GTGATCGATCCGGTGCTGCTGCGCACTTTTCTCGCCGTGGCCGAGGCGGGCGGGTTCTCCGAAGCCGCCCGCAGGCTGGACCTCGGGCAGTCGACGGTGAGCCAGCACGTCCGCCGCCTCGAGACGGCGCTCGGCAGTGTGCTGTTCGAGCGCGACACGCACAGCGTGCGGCTCACCGGCGACGGCGAGACGATGACCGGGTTCGCTCGCGGCATTCTCGATCAGCAGGACCGCGCACTGCGCTACTTCTCCCGGCCGGGCCCGCGCGGGCGGGTCCGGTTCGGGGTGTGCGAAGACTTCCTGCTCGGCCACGCCGCGGACGTCCTCGGCCGGTTCCGCGGCGCGCATCCGGGGATCGACCTCGAACTGTCGGTCGAATTGAGCGAGGTGCTGCATTCCCGGCTCGCCGACGGAGACCTCGACCTGGTGCTCGCCAAGCGCGACTCCGGGCAGGGCGTGCGGCGGGATCCGCTTGTGTGGGTGGGTTCGCCCGGGCTGGAGTTGCTCCCGGGCGAACCGTTGCCGCTGGTCCTCTATCCGGAGCCGAGCGTCACCCGGGCTCGTGCGCTGAACGCGTTGCGCCGCAACGGTGTCCAGTGGCGGATCGGCTGTGTCAGCGAACGGCTCAACGGCCTGCGGGTCGCGCTCGAAGCCGGGCTTGGCGTCGGGTTGTTCGCGGCGTCCGTGGTCCCGGACGGGCTGGTCCCGATCGCGGGGCTGCCCGATCCGGGGTCGGTGACGTTCGTGCTGAGCCACCGGGGAACGGCGCGAGGGTCGGCAGCGGCGCTGGCGGACACGATCCTGTCCGCCCAGTGGAGCCGCCCGCCGCTCACGCTTCGGCAGCCACCGCTTCCGCTGGGGTAG
- a CDS encoding GMC family oxidoreductase produces the protein MSASEFDYVVVGGGTAGSVVAARLSEDPDVTVCLLEAGPSDTDVPEVLELTQWMGLLESGYDWDYLVEPQEAGNSYLRQARAKVLGGCSSHNSCIAFWAPAEDLDEWASMGLPGWSAADVFPLYKRLETNDGPGEHHGRSGPVTIRSVPPRDPAGAALLSACDQAGIPTTEFNSGKTVTHGANWFQINAREDGTRSSASVSYLHPIMGKRPNLEIRTGARAKRLLFDGRRCTGVEVLDPDLIHHSTITARREVVVSSGAIDTPKLLMLSGIGPAEHLREVGVEVLVDSPGVGSNLEDHPEGLVMWDALQPMVTESTQWWEIGIFTMTEDGLDRPDLMFHYGSVPFDMNTVRHGYPTTENGFCLTPNVTRSRSRGTVRLRTRDFRDKPRVDPRYFTDEYDMRVMTYGVKLAREIAAQPALDEWAGVELAPGRDCKTDDEIADYLRKTHNTVYHPACTARMGAEGDPEAVLDERLRVRGVEGLRVADASVMPFLVTVNPCITTMAIGEKCADMLKEDRS, from the coding sequence GTGAGCGCAAGCGAGTTCGACTACGTGGTGGTCGGCGGCGGCACGGCAGGATCGGTGGTGGCGGCCCGGCTGTCCGAGGATCCGGACGTGACGGTCTGCCTCCTCGAAGCCGGACCGTCCGACACGGACGTGCCGGAGGTGCTGGAGCTGACCCAGTGGATGGGCCTGCTCGAATCCGGCTACGACTGGGACTACCTGGTGGAGCCGCAGGAAGCGGGCAACTCCTACCTGCGCCAGGCCCGCGCGAAGGTGCTCGGCGGCTGCTCGTCGCACAACTCGTGCATCGCGTTCTGGGCCCCGGCCGAGGACCTCGACGAATGGGCCTCGATGGGCCTGCCCGGCTGGTCCGCCGCCGACGTTTTCCCGCTGTACAAGCGACTCGAGACCAACGACGGACCCGGCGAGCACCACGGCCGCTCCGGTCCGGTGACCATCCGGTCGGTCCCGCCCCGCGACCCGGCGGGCGCGGCGCTGCTGTCCGCGTGCGACCAGGCGGGCATCCCGACGACGGAGTTCAACTCCGGCAAGACGGTCACCCACGGCGCGAACTGGTTCCAGATCAACGCCCGCGAGGACGGCACCCGGTCCTCGGCATCGGTGTCCTATCTGCACCCGATCATGGGCAAGCGGCCGAACCTGGAGATCCGCACCGGCGCGCGGGCGAAGCGGCTGCTGTTCGACGGCCGCCGCTGCACCGGCGTCGAGGTGCTGGACCCGGACCTGATCCACCACAGCACGATCACCGCGCGCCGCGAGGTCGTGGTCAGCTCCGGCGCGATCGACACGCCGAAACTGCTGATGCTGTCCGGCATCGGGCCCGCCGAGCACCTGCGCGAGGTCGGCGTCGAGGTGCTCGTGGACTCGCCGGGCGTCGGCTCGAACCTCGAGGACCACCCCGAGGGCCTGGTGATGTGGGACGCCCTGCAGCCGATGGTCACCGAATCCACGCAGTGGTGGGAAATCGGCATCTTCACCATGACCGAGGACGGCCTTGACCGCCCGGACCTGATGTTCCACTACGGTTCGGTCCCGTTCGACATGAACACCGTCCGGCACGGCTACCCGACGACGGAGAACGGCTTCTGCCTCACGCCGAACGTGACGCGCAGCCGATCGCGGGGCACCGTGCGGCTGCGCACGCGCGACTTCCGCGACAAGCCCCGCGTCGACCCGCGCTACTTCACCGACGAGTACGACATGCGCGTGATGACCTACGGCGTGAAGCTCGCCCGCGAGATCGCCGCCCAGCCCGCTCTCGACGAGTGGGCCGGCGTGGAACTCGCGCCGGGCCGGGACTGCAAGACCGACGACGAGATCGCCGACTACCTGCGCAAAACGCACAACACCGTGTACCACCCGGCGTGCACGGCCCGGATGGGCGCGGAGGGCGACCCGGAGGCGGTGCTGGACGAGCGGCTGCGCGTCCGCGGCGTCGAGGGCCTGCGGGTGGCCGACGCTTCGGTGATGCCGTTCCTCGTCACGGTGAACCCGTGCATCACGACGATGGCGATCGGCGAGAAGTGCGCGGACATGCTCAAGGAAGACCGGAGCTGA
- a CDS encoding cupin domain-containing protein: MSEISRRGALGAGAGIAAATALGVTGAAQASTAGSAKQPYVFSLAKSAPAVHDGGTLRGAHEKNFPVLAGQQGSVYLVHLDPGGVREPHWHPSAWELNYIISGKADWSILGTHEDGSYHNEVFSARAGELVFAPQGFFHYFANSSTTEGLDVLVMFNTSTGEPNDDIGIVGTLNSLPREILAASFGVPVSAFAAIPKDLKPVVITRRR, translated from the coding sequence ATGTCGGAAATCAGCAGGCGGGGTGCGCTCGGAGCGGGCGCGGGAATCGCTGCGGCGACCGCGCTGGGAGTGACTGGGGCCGCGCAAGCGAGCACGGCGGGTTCAGCGAAGCAGCCGTACGTTTTCTCGCTCGCCAAATCCGCGCCGGCCGTCCACGACGGCGGGACGTTGCGCGGAGCCCACGAGAAGAACTTTCCGGTGTTGGCTGGTCAGCAGGGCTCGGTGTATCTCGTGCACCTCGACCCGGGCGGCGTGCGCGAACCGCACTGGCACCCGTCCGCGTGGGAGTTGAACTACATCATTTCCGGCAAGGCGGACTGGAGCATTCTCGGCACGCATGAGGACGGCAGTTACCACAATGAAGTGTTCAGCGCGAGAGCCGGGGAACTCGTCTTCGCCCCGCAGGGATTCTTCCACTATTTCGCGAATTCCAGCACCACCGAAGGCCTGGACGTGCTCGTCATGTTCAACACCAGCACCGGCGAGCCGAACGACGACATCGGCATCGTCGGGACGCTCAACTCGCTGCCGCGCGAGATTCTCGCCGCCTCGTTCGGGGTTCCGGTGTCCGCGTTCGCCGCGATCCCGAAGGACCTCAAGCCGGTGGTGATCACCCGGCGCCGGTAG
- a CDS encoding aldehyde dehydrogenase family protein: MADLYIGGEWVDARAGGRREIRCPADGSLVAEVAEATAEDTEAAIAAARRAFDTGPWPGTPAGERGNLLLRAADLLDRDAEEFARAESLDTGKRLVESRYDMSDIAACLRYFGKLAGNDAGRVVDTGSADSFSRIVHEPVGVCGLITPWNYPLLQTVWKIAPALAAGNTFVLKPSELTPHTSILFMRLLAEAGLPGGVANLVLGAGPAAGAPLSEHPDVDLVSFTGGLATGRVIAANAAATVKKVALELGGKNPNVVFADADFETAVDYALTAVFLHSGQVCSAGARLIVQREWHDEFVDELVRRAERIRLGGPFDENAETGPLISAAHREKVERYVATAIEEGAVLRTGGKRPDDPALQDGFYYLPTILDNVKQGSTAVVEESFGPVLTVETFTDEDDAVRIANDTHYGLAGGVFTQDAARAQRVANRLRHGTVWINDYHPYLPQAEWGGYKQSGFGRELGPTGLAEYTEVKHIHQNLKPGPQHWFSG, from the coding sequence ATGGCGGACTTGTACATCGGCGGCGAATGGGTGGACGCGCGCGCAGGCGGGCGACGCGAGATCCGGTGTCCCGCGGACGGCAGCCTGGTCGCCGAAGTCGCCGAGGCGACCGCGGAAGACACCGAAGCCGCCATCGCCGCGGCGCGCCGCGCGTTCGACACCGGCCCGTGGCCCGGCACCCCGGCCGGCGAACGCGGCAACCTGCTGCTGCGCGCGGCCGACCTGCTCGACCGCGACGCGGAGGAGTTCGCCCGCGCCGAATCGCTCGACACCGGCAAACGCCTGGTCGAGAGCCGTTACGACATGAGCGACATCGCGGCTTGCCTGCGTTACTTCGGCAAACTCGCGGGCAACGACGCGGGCCGCGTCGTGGACACCGGCAGCGCAGATTCGTTCAGCCGGATCGTGCACGAACCGGTCGGCGTGTGCGGGCTCATCACCCCGTGGAACTACCCGCTGCTGCAGACAGTGTGGAAGATCGCCCCGGCGCTCGCGGCGGGCAACACGTTCGTGCTCAAGCCGAGCGAGCTGACGCCGCACACGTCGATCCTGTTCATGCGGCTGCTCGCCGAGGCCGGGCTGCCCGGCGGCGTCGCGAACCTGGTGCTCGGCGCCGGTCCGGCGGCCGGAGCCCCGCTGTCGGAGCACCCCGACGTCGACCTCGTGTCGTTCACCGGCGGACTGGCCACCGGACGGGTGATCGCGGCGAACGCGGCGGCGACGGTGAAGAAGGTCGCACTCGAACTCGGCGGCAAGAACCCGAACGTCGTGTTCGCCGACGCGGACTTCGAGACCGCCGTCGACTACGCGCTCACCGCGGTGTTTCTGCACTCCGGGCAGGTTTGCTCGGCCGGTGCGCGGCTGATCGTCCAGCGGGAATGGCACGACGAGTTCGTCGACGAACTGGTGCGCCGCGCGGAGCGGATCCGCCTCGGCGGGCCGTTCGACGAGAACGCCGAGACCGGTCCGCTCATCTCCGCCGCGCATCGCGAAAAGGTGGAGCGTTACGTCGCGACCGCCATCGAGGAGGGCGCGGTCCTGCGCACCGGCGGCAAGCGTCCGGACGACCCAGCGCTGCAGGACGGCTTCTACTACCTGCCGACGATCCTCGACAACGTCAAGCAGGGCAGCACCGCGGTCGTCGAGGAATCCTTCGGCCCGGTGCTGACCGTGGAGACGTTCACCGACGAGGACGACGCCGTCCGCATCGCCAACGACACGCACTACGGCCTCGCCGGCGGCGTGTTCACCCAGGACGCCGCCCGCGCCCAGCGCGTGGCGAACCGGCTCCGGCACGGCACGGTGTGGATCAACGACTACCACCCGTACCTGCCGCAGGCCGAATGGGGCGGCTACAAGCAGTCCGGCTTCGGCCGCGAACTCGGCCCGACCGGGCTGGCGGAATACACCGAGGTCAAGCACATCCACCAGAACCTGAAGCCCGGTCCCCAGCACTGGTTCTCCGGCTGA
- a CDS encoding cytosine permease — MSDKVTEVEQHGIAPIPVAEQTSRPRDLFRLAFGGANTFATIILGTLPIAYGLSFWAALAATVVGVVLGALVLSPMALFGPITRTNNAVSSGAHFGVVGRCVGSFLSLLTAITFFAISVWVSGDAVAGAAQRLFGIDGGPVLRAVAYGVIAIAVLVVCIYGYRFMLLVNRVAVTLGTLIMLVGIFAYGGSFDPSFTGSGNFALGTFWPTWILAVLTVMANPISFGAFLGDWSRYIPATHSRRSLLAAPFLAQLATLLPFGFGIATATLVADPADYVTGLTAISPLWYAIPLIVVALIGGLSTGTTALYGTGLDFSSIFPRLSRVRATLLIGTLSVLFIFVGNFVLDMVSSINAFATLIVLCTSPWMVIMMIGYVQRRGYYDPADLQVFNEGRTGGRYWFHRGVNWRAMAAWIPATALGLLCANTPMITGPLAGIAGGVDISLVVTLCTAAVAYPVLVKVFPEPREVFGPSAATPAEAVAAEA; from the coding sequence ATGAGCGACAAAGTCACCGAGGTCGAACAGCACGGCATCGCGCCGATCCCGGTCGCCGAGCAGACGTCCCGGCCGCGCGACCTGTTCCGGCTCGCGTTCGGCGGGGCCAACACGTTCGCCACGATCATCCTCGGCACGCTGCCGATCGCGTACGGGCTGAGCTTCTGGGCGGCCCTCGCCGCGACCGTCGTGGGCGTGGTGCTCGGCGCGCTCGTGCTGTCCCCGATGGCTCTGTTCGGCCCGATCACCCGCACCAACAACGCGGTTTCGTCCGGCGCGCACTTCGGCGTCGTCGGCCGGTGCGTCGGCTCGTTCCTGTCGCTGCTCACCGCGATCACCTTCTTCGCGATCTCAGTGTGGGTGAGCGGCGACGCGGTAGCCGGTGCGGCACAACGGCTTTTCGGCATCGACGGCGGCCCCGTCCTGCGCGCGGTCGCGTACGGCGTGATCGCGATCGCCGTCCTCGTCGTGTGCATTTACGGCTACCGCTTCATGCTGCTGGTCAACCGCGTCGCGGTAACCCTGGGCACGCTCATCATGCTGGTCGGGATTTTCGCCTACGGCGGCTCGTTCGACCCGTCGTTCACCGGCAGCGGCAACTTCGCGCTCGGCACGTTCTGGCCGACGTGGATCCTCGCCGTGCTGACCGTGATGGCGAACCCGATCTCGTTCGGCGCGTTCCTGGGCGACTGGTCGCGCTACATCCCGGCGACCCACTCGCGCCGCTCGCTGCTGGCCGCGCCGTTCCTCGCGCAGCTGGCCACGCTGCTGCCGTTCGGCTTCGGCATCGCGACCGCGACGCTGGTCGCCGACCCGGCCGACTACGTCACCGGCCTGACCGCGATTTCCCCGCTCTGGTACGCGATCCCGCTGATCGTGGTCGCCCTGATCGGCGGATTGTCCACCGGCACCACCGCGTTGTACGGCACCGGTCTGGACTTCAGCTCGATCTTCCCGCGCCTGTCCCGGGTTCGGGCGACGCTGCTGATCGGGACGCTGAGCGTGCTGTTCATCTTCGTCGGCAATTTCGTGCTCGACATGGTGTCCAGCATCAACGCGTTCGCGACGCTGATCGTGCTGTGCACGTCGCCGTGGATGGTCATCATGATGATCGGCTACGTACAACGCCGCGGCTACTACGACCCGGCCGACCTGCAGGTGTTCAACGAGGGCCGCACCGGCGGCCGGTACTGGTTCCACCGCGGCGTCAACTGGCGCGCGATGGCGGCCTGGATCCCGGCTACCGCGCTGGGTCTGCTGTGCGCGAATACGCCGATGATCACCGGACCGCTGGCCGGGATCGCTGGCGGAGTGGACATCAGCCTGGTGGTGACGCTGTGCACGGCGGCGGTGGCGTATCCGGTGCTGGTGAAGGTGTTTCCGGAGCCTCGGGAGGTCTTCGGGCCTTCTGCGGCTACCCCAGCGGAAGCGGTGGCTGCCGAAGCGTGA